AAGGCacataatgaataaataagagcaatgaataaataagagcaacttgGTGGAAATGGTGCAaatgtgcatacagcagacagtcagtataATAGCGGAAAAGTACAGGAGGAGGAGTGCAAGTGGAGTAGTGCAAGGCAGCCATCGTGGCCCAAAAGGCCAAAATATGCGAATACACTTGTTACAATGTTTCCTGTTATACTATGTTAAATTAATCCGAAATGTTGAGGCCTAACTTTCTATGTTGTCTTTTTATAACTTCATTGGACAACCCAGAATTAGTTGCTGATTGTCAGCATTAGAGCagaaatattaataaattCAAACCTTTTTGCTCTAAACAATGGTTCTGGAGTTAGTATTGTAGtaggaaatgtatttataataaaattatACGGAGttaatactttttttgtgatttttacaATGGTCTCTTCACACAAAATCAGGTGCAGGTGCAAATATCTATACATTATCATTTTCTCATCGGTCATTGGCTGTCGTATGCCCCCAAATTATCGATTATTGGTATTGGTTTAAATTTCCATGGTCATGACCATTATTGAGATGTGAACTGAACCCACCAAAATCAAAAGTGAGACAACGCTTGTATTAAAATTAATCACTTCTAAGCCCTTTAGTTTCTATTCACACAATCGGTTGTTCTTAATAGATTTACAGTGTAAGTTAAAATTTTAGATCAAGAGAAAACTCATTCATGCAGATtctgtaaaacacaaaaatggagcaaaagACTAGATGGTTAAATGTCTCAGTGTCGAATGCAGTCATGTCAGAGACAACAAGattcattcaatttaacaCCAACTGTGAGAGTCCTTTAACTATGAGAGGCTTTATGAGTTACAAAAGCTAATAATtcgtgggaaaaaaagacgcTATCCGTTCTACTCAGAGACTTGAAAACGTAAGCTATTTGAAAACGGTGTTCTGCAAGGCctcttttttattgtttctcTTTCAACAATACTATTCAAACATACCGCTGCCGCTGCATGCGCCGGATGTAATCTTATTCACCGGTCAGCCACATCGGTACCCAATCCATGTGTACTTTTCTGTGCCTTGGCAAGGGTCTTCAGGCAGAGTGCTGTTAAATAAGGGGATGTCACACACGGACCTCTCTTCGCATCTACAAATGAAAGCCAAATGTTGAGAATTTGAGAAAGTCATCTTCGTGCCACACAGAACACGTTCTTGCCTGTTAGCTACGAGACTTGTGACAGAGGTGCTGCAGTTCAGGTTCTGATTGGCGTCCTCCATCTCTGCCGACCAGCAAAACGTCTTACCCCGACGCCCGTAAATGGCCAAAAGTACTATGATTGTCTGAGGAGCAGCTGCGCAGGGAAGAAGGCGCGTTACGGAATACGGGATGATTGGACATATTATTTGGACACATTACAAGTCATATTACATATAACATGACTTACGACAGTTGATGACGCGCGTCTGGCCGTCACAGATGACTGCGGTGAGGCAGGTGTTAGCGTGGCAGGTGTCGTCAGAGCTGCCCAAAACACCTTGCTTGCTTGACTTGCCTCATTTCAGTCATCACTGAGGATCGCTAACTTGCGAGTAAAGATTTAAGAGACAGATTCAACAAATATTGGCTAGCACGGAcgttgctttgttttcattctcaGCCCCTTTGGTTTCTCCTCCATTCGATTCTTTATCATCTTCTCCTTCGGCTCCTTGGTTTCCTCCTCCGGATCCTTCCttttctcctccttcttcaGTTTCTCCTCATTcggatttgttttcattttctcctctcaattctttattttctcctcCAGATTCTCCATGCGATTCCTCCagagaagatgaggaggaggataaAGAAGAGTCCAGGCTGACTGCACACAAGCAAATGGCAACAAGCAACAATATTGGGATTACAAAAGTAAGGCCATTCACTATTGCTTTCATGAGGCTGCCCGTATGATTACTTTTTTTGGGACGTCAGTTGCTAACAAAGTGATGCTTTCCTACTGGTGACCAAACAGACATAACTCATTTTAGAAGTGCAACCGATTGACTGTAAGGCCAAAACCAAATTAGATCAGGATAAAAAATTGTCATCAAAGTATTCAAAGGCCACTTTGTCGAGGTTGCGTTTACCTGCCATGAAGAGTGTGATGGCCAGCACTGAAAGACAAATAGAGTGAGTATAGAGTGGACCAATGGAAGGAATCTGAACAAAGGAATACCCCCAACAGTGATGTTCAAGACCCCACCGAAGAAATTGCTGATGGGGCACACCTCCCTAGACGCAGCTGGTGTGCCCTTAATAGGGCAAGATCAGGAGTATGTAGGACAGGTGATAATATGGTCAGATGGGGCCTGGGGACGGATCAGTCATGTGAGTGTGGCGAGGGCGCCCAGACCATTGAGCATATCCTCCGAGCGTGCCCCTTATCATGCAGCCTGAACAACGCTGATTTGCTGAATGTGAATCAGAACACCCTAGAATGGTTGGCTGTTTGGTGTGACAAGCTATGATGATGACTGAAAGACAAAAGCATGCATTTTCTTGAACGACTCGTAACATGACTACGGCGCTGTTGTAGACTCTACTTACGAGCCGACAGCGTCCACTTGAGTGCCGAAGCCATGGAGAGATGCTCGTGAATGACGATTCGGCACAAACCTGGAGTTCATCTAAAGAGGTTTGATGACGTTGACACTGTCGGGAGCTTTATTTGACTTGCATCTAAAAGCCAGTTGTCCATTTGGAGACACGCGACTCTTGCGCCCGCGGGGTGTTTCCCCTCAACAGTCACTTTGGAGTTTGGGGCAAAATTGGCCGTCCTCTACACAGTTCTACAAGAGAAGCGGGGAAGAAAGATCCATTCAAACATCACTGATGTATGTTTTTACTGAAAAGAATTGGCACCACTCACGCAAACGCACTCCATCTGGAATAGCGAGTCTATATTTTCCCAGATAGAAAACTAAtttctgtgtgtatgtgaggaGGTGACGTGCATTGAAGTTTGTCCTCCTGAGGCGAACGACAATATACacgaaacacacacaccgagtTCCGGACTTGAAGGCAATGAACTGCAGGCTGTCATCTTAATGAAGACGCTGAGCACACAAGCTGAACAAATGTGAACCATCGTCACTCATGATGATCATGCCTTGTAGGTTTCTCTAAAatgtccttttaaaaaaattatttgtagTGCTAAAGTTGTTGAGCAAGTTGCATCCTCGAAACATGAATCTATCGTTCTCATCTTTTTCAAACCTGATGTCGAATTTAAAACCAGCAGCATCTCAGCAAAAGTACCTTTATTCACAGTTTAAGAACAAGAACACATCATTTGGTCGAcgcaattaaaaagaaaaagaagaaaaagtcatAAATCAGATCGTCAAAACACGATGGAGAAAGTTGTTGTTGAATTTCAGTCCAGTTGACCTGACGTGGTCGAATCTAGTCAAGAGTGTAGATATTTTCTTGAACTGCTCTTCTCAACCTGATCTCGTAGATGATGTGAGGTGGTTCCTCGCTTGAAAAACTGGAAGAGAGAATTATACCATGATCAAGGTCTCTTCAAACTACTTTCCGTTTGTGGCCAATTTTCATTTTCGaccaaaatgaatcaaaaccCTTAAACGGCGGCCTCATTTGAGCAGATGATGGCTTGCGGGAATACCCGTAGCAAACAGGATTAATCTGCTATTCCCAATACGTGAAAAGGCTCTCGTCAAGATATTTGGCCTTGAAAATACTCAGTTGAATAGAGAGAGTTTGAAAAGAACGACGTGCTCACCAGCCGCGCCTTAACACCGCCCCGGAAGAACCACCTGTACgagaaagcgagagagagtgagagagagagagtgcaagagagagtgtgtgagaaagaaagagtgTGAGAGTGATTGACAACGACAACATTCCAGTTGACAGACttcataccgtttttttccatgtataatgcgcaaaatttaacaaatttccatccatccatccatccatcttcttccgcttatccggggtcgggtcgcgggggcagcagcttcaggagggactcccagacttccctctccccagctacttcatctagctcatcccgggggatcccaaggcgttcccaggccagccgagagacatagtctctccagcgcgtcctgggtcgtccccggggtctcctaccggtgggacatgcccggaacacctccccagggaggcgtccaggaggcatcctgatgagatgcccgagccacctcatctggctcctctcaacgtggaggagtagcgactctactccgagtctctcccggatgaccgaacttctcaccctatctctaagggagagcccggacatcctgcggagaaaactcatttcggccgcttgtatccgggatctcgttctttcggtcacgacccatagctcgtgaccataggtgagggtaggagcgtaaatcgaccggtaaattgagagctttgccttttggctcagctctctctttaccacgacggaccggtacagagtccgcattactgccgacgctgcaccgatccgcctgtcgatctcacgctccatcctcccctcactcgtgaacaagaccccaagatacttaaactcctccacttggggcaggatctcatccccgatccggagagggcattccacccttttccgatcgaggaccatggactcggatttggaggtgctgaccctcatcccgaccgcttcacactcggctgcgaaccgctccagtgagagctggagatcacggcctgaagaagccaacagcacaacgtcgtctgcaaaaagcagagacgcgatgctgaggtccccaaaccggacaccctcaacgcctcggctgcacctagaaattctgtccataaaaattatgaacagaatcggtgacaaagggcagccttggcggagtccaaccctcactgggaacgaatccgacttactgccggaaatgcggaccacactctggcatcggtgatacagggaccgaaccgcccttatcagttggctcggtaccccgtactcccgaagcaccccccacagaacctcccgagggacacggtcgaacgccttctccaagtccacaaaacacatgtggactggttgggcgaactcccatgcaccctcgaggatcctgttgagggtgaagagctggtccactgttccacggccaggacgaaagccacactgttcctcctgaatccgaggttcgacctcccgacggaccctcctctccagcacccctgaatagaccttaccagggaggctgaggagtgtaattcccctgtaattggaacacaccctccggtcccccttcttaaagaggggaaccaccaccccagtctgccaatccagaggcactgtccccgatgtccacgcgatgctgtagagacgtgtcagccatgacagccccacaacatccagagcccttaagaaatccgggcggatctcatccacccccggggccttgccaccgaggagttttttaactacctcagtgacttcaaccccagagattggagagtccgcctcagagtccccaggccctgcttccacaatggaaggcgtgtcggtggaattgaggaggttttcgaagtattctccccaccgacacacgacgtcccgagtcgaggtcagcagcacgccatctccactgtaaacagtgttgacgttgcactgcttccccctcctgagacgccggatggtggaccagaatttcctcgaagccgtccggaagtcattctccatggcctcgccgaactcctcccacgcccgggtttttgcctcagcaaccgccgaagccgcgttccgcttggccacccggtacctgtcagctgcctccggagtcccgcaggccaaaacggcccgataggactccttcttcagcttgacggcatcccttaccgccggtgtccaccagcgggttcggggattgccgccacgacaggcaccaatgaccttacggccacagctccggtcggccgcctcaacaatggaggcgcggaacaaggtccactcggactcaatgtcccccgcctcccctgggacgtgggaaaagctctgccggaggtgggagttgaagctcttatgacaggggattccgccagacgttcccagcagaccctcacagaacgtttgggtctgccaggtcggaccggcatcttcccccaccatcggagccaacccaccaccaggtggtgatcagttgacagctccgcccctctcttcgcccgagtgtccaaaacatgcggccgcaaatccgatgacacgactacaaagtcgatcatcgaactgcggcctagggtgtcctggtgccaagtgtacacatggacacccttatgtttgaacatggtgttcattattgaaaatccgtgtcgagcacagaagtccaacaatagaacaccgctcgggttcagatcgggggggccgttcctcccaatcacgcccttccaggtctcactgtcattgcccacgtgagcattgaagtcacccagtagaacgacggagtccccagaaggagcgctctccagcacttcctccagggactccaagaagggtgggtactctgagctgccgtttggtgcatagacacaaacaacagtcaggacccgtccccccacccgaaggcggagggaggctaccctctcgttcaccggggtgaaccccaatgtgcaggcgcccagccggggggcaataagtatacccacacctgctcgacgcctctcaccgtgggcaactccagagtggaagagagtccagcccctctcgagagggcttgtaccggaacccaaactgtgcgtggaggcaagtccgactatatctagtcggaacttttctgcctcgcacaccagctcgggctcctttccagccagagaggtgacattccatgtcccaagagccagcttctgcagccggggatcagaccgccaaggtccctgcctttggccgccgcccagcttgcaatgcacccgacccctttggcccctcccacaggtggtgagcccatgggaagggggacccacgtttccttttcgggctgagcccggccgggccccatgggcgaaggcccggccaccagacgctcgccttcgagccccgcctccaggcctggctccagaggggggccccggtgacccgcgtccgggcgagggaaaacgtgatccattaatttttttcatcataaggggctgatgagccgtgctttgtctggcccctcacctaggacccgtttgccatgggtgaccctaccaggggcatgaagccccagacaacatggctcctaggatcataggggcacgcaaacccctccaccacgataaggtgacgactcacggaggggttaactaatttattgtcctaaaatctggggtgcgcattatacatgcgtacatttctttttttcttttttttttgttgaagaaaatctccctcgaaataaaacttgaaatcacctttcttcttgtttgttgtcaatcgcgcatcgcattcagccatcctgcccaacacacttagtcagtaaaattcataattgacgacacatcgtttgatgcgatagtgcaatccttgatggtgtgttattgtcaaatattgtttgttttttaatctccatcgcaaaccggatatcatacggaggccgccattacagatgcgcagaacggatgcgcaagacacgtcagctatatactaaagagcgagagttcagttctaaacctaaatgcgtattacaggtaatattttatttcacaacactttgccttgttcctttcgtctctgctgttcacttcaaacacgctccatacgaacacaatgctctcgtatcagacgcttgctcgatcacctgctcgtttgctgtcacaatgtaccctacacaaatccgaaacatttctccgctatcgagtttgctagcgcatgcgcagtgatactgaccgccagaataacatccggttgttcccaaagatgatcttttttctgaaataattttacgtttacggatttaagtaggagtcaaaatttgggtgcgtattatacatgggtacaggcttttttccagcatcgacatgccatttttagggtgcgtattatacatgggggcgcattatacatggaaaacaaCGGTATTCATGCCGGCGATGAGGACGAAGACGTACGCTTGAAGGCCAGGCACAAAAAAATGGCCGCCAGCGTTGTCAGCACGCTGAGGGAGAGCGACAGGACAGGAACGTTGATGTGAAGGGAGAGTGACGCAGCGGGCTTGACCGCCTGAAAGACAACGAGTTTGACTTGTAAGCTACTCAGGTCCATCTTAGCCTTAGCTTAGCTACTTAACTTAGCTCGAGTTAAGCTAACACATTTTCCTAACTGGCTGTGTGCTTTATCTGCCGGAGCAAGTTACTTTTGGGAAAAACTACTTTCCGTATCTATTTGGGTTAACTGGCTGCAAAGTATCTTAGCTAGCTACTGATCAATTTTAGAAAGCTAGTTTTGTGTTTGGAACAAATTCCTTGGTCTAACAATCTTAGCCGACCTGTTTGACTTATCCACCGTTTCTGTTCGAAAGAATGCTTCGTATTGGTTTTCAAAACGCAATATGTCATgttactcacagtgattgtgGTGGAGTGCAGCTTTGTCGAGTTCCCCTTGACAAGGTCTAGCTGAGGCGACAGAGGCAGCGTGTTCCCATTAACTGCCAAGACAAAGCGATTAAGAGTTATCAAATAGATCAAGACACTTATTTCAACGATGAACTGCCAATTGGACTGATTCCATCAAAATCCACTTTGGTGTCCCGCAAGGTTTTGTACTATccctattattattttgcaagaTGTGTCGTTGAGGATTGTCTGACCTCCAGAAGTCGTCGACGCCTCTGTGACttgtattgttgtgcttgttgttgttgttgttgttgttgcgctTGTTGTTGTAGGACTGTTGATTGAAGCTGACAGCgataaaaaccaaacaaagcaAGACAGCGCTGCAGGTAAAGCGGTCCCGgggtcctgcatgttttctgtgTCTTCCTGCTGCTTGAAATAAATGAGCGAACTGATGCGTTTGAGCAACGCACCTTTGACCACCCGCAGGTTCATGATCACCTTCTTGTCATTGAACAGCCCGTCAATGTCCACCCTGCAGCAGTATGGCCCGCTGTCGCTCCGCCTCACATCAGCGATGTCCAAGTCCATTTGTCCTTCCAGGATGTCTCCCGTCAGCCGGTAGCGCTCATCCGCCTGCGGCGGGGTCACAAGCGCTTTGACGATACCGCCGGGCTCCATGTAAAAGTGCCTCAGGCCTTCACCTTGGAGATGACACCGTTCTCGTCGGTCTGGATTAGGGTGTTGCTGCACCAGAGGGTTCCGCAGCCCCGGCCCCAGCACACCCGACTCAGGCCGAATCGCTTCACCGAATACTGGCAGGACAGTGAGGCCACGCCGCCTTCGCTTACTTTGTAACAGCAAATGGGAACAATGGCACCTGCTGTGAGATGCAAACGTGAATTTAGGAGACAATACGCTGCCGGATTACTCTTCGGATATTGACTGATGGATGAAaacatccagccatccattttctaaagCGCTTGTCCCAAGCGCACTGACCACTGCTCTGCTGCtatgcatgcaaaaaaaaagttcctgcCCCAATGACGTCCCGATGCCATGGAGACAAAGAGTTTCTTCAAATCTTATCATTTCATGCCTTTGTTGATGTCGACAGCGATGAATCTCGTGATTTCGACATCTCACCTGAGAGAAGGAGGAACACGGTGACAAAGGTCTGAGGAGTTAGACCGTGGCGAGGCGACGTGAAGGTCATCATGGTGTTTGACTGTGTGCTCATTGTCAGACCACTCTTACACTGACCCAATGACAGAGCTCTGAgcgtgtgagtgcgtgtgtgtgggcggTTGTGTGTTACAATCATAAAGACTTCATTGATTCGTGCTGAAtgttagctgtgtgttttGCACTCGCAGATTTATGGTTAGAAAATGGCAATTATATTTTGCGCATTTTCGGGTTCTGTTTGGGTGATTACGTTTGTCTTATTTATCCAAAAAATATAGTGGGATGGCAACAAGTGATTGAAGGTTAAAAGTATATTTCCTCAttgttataattttatttcccTCCAACCAGAATCAAACAAATTTTGGTTGTACTGTACTGTTGatgaaggaaaacaagaaGTGAAGGAATTGATGGAAGGAAATCAGGCATACTAAAGGACTTTGTttcgctcgctctctcacaTACACTGACACCCAATGGTCAATTGTGTGGCGATGTCACAAACTACTCCATTATTCGTGTCAAATATCCCCCtttcacttttctttcttgaaTAACGCAGAGGCATTTTGATGTGATGAACTAAATGACGACGACTacagatgatttttttggggaatgCAAGATTTTAGAAAGGTGGTCATGTAACCTGGGaacaaagtaccgtattttccgccctaaaaggcgcaccgggttataaggcgcaccttcaatgaacggcccattttaaaactttgtccatatataaggcgcaccggattataaggcgcataaaatagaagct
The sequence above is drawn from the Syngnathus acus chromosome 14, fSynAcu1.2, whole genome shotgun sequence genome and encodes:
- the timd4 gene encoding T-cell immunoglobulin and mucin domain-containing protein 4 isoform X4 — protein: MSTQSNTMMTFTSPRHGLTPQTFVTVFLLLSAGAIVPICCYKVSEGGVASLSCQYSVKRFGLSRVCWGRGCGTLWCSNTLIQTDENGVISKADERYRLTGDILEGQMDLDIADVRRSDSGPYCCRVDIDGLFNDKKVIMNLRVVKASINSPTTTSATTTTTTTSTTIQVTEASTTSGVNGNTLPLSPQLDLVKGNSTKLHSTTITAVKPAASLSLHINVPVLSLSLSVLTTLAAIFLCLAFKRGSSGAVLRRGCFSSEEPPHIIYEIRLRRAVQENIYTLD
- the timd4 gene encoding T-cell immunoglobulin and mucin domain-containing protein 4 isoform X1, whose protein sequence is MSTQSNTMMTFTSPRHGLTPQTFVTVFLLLSAGAIVPICCYKVSEGGVASLSCQYSVKRFGLSRVCWGRGCGTLWCSNTLIQTDENGVISKADERYRLTGDILEGQMDLDIADVRRSDSGPYCCRVDIDGLFNDKKVIMNLRVVKGALLKRISSLIYFKQQEDTENMQDPGTALPAALSCFVWFLSLSASINSPTTTSATTTTTTTSTTIQVTEASTTSGVNGNTLPLSPQLDLVKGNSTKLHSTTITAVKPAASLSLHINVPVLSLSLSVLTTLAAIFLCLAFKRGSSGAVLRRGCFSSEEPPHIIYEIRLRRAVQENIYTLD
- the timd4 gene encoding T-cell immunoglobulin and mucin domain-containing protein 4 isoform X2, which translates into the protein MSTQSNTMMTFTSPRHGLTPQTFVTVFLLLSGAIVPICCYKVSEGGVASLSCQYSVKRFGLSRVCWGRGCGTLWCSNTLIQTDENGVISKADERYRLTGDILEGQMDLDIADVRRSDSGPYCCRVDIDGLFNDKKVIMNLRVVKGALLKRISSLIYFKQQEDTENMQDPGTALPAALSCFVWFLSLSASINSPTTTSATTTTTTTSTTIQVTEASTTSGVNGNTLPLSPQLDLVKGNSTKLHSTTITAVKPAASLSLHINVPVLSLSLSVLTTLAAIFLCLAFKRGSSGAVLRRGCFSSEEPPHIIYEIRLRRAVQENIYTLD
- the timd4 gene encoding T-cell immunoglobulin and mucin domain-containing protein 4 isoform X3, which encodes MSTQSNTMMTFTSPRHGLTPQTFVTVFLLLSAGAIVPICCYKVSEGGVASLSCQYSVKRFGLSRVCWGRGCGTLWCSNTLIQTDENGVISKADERYRLTGDILEGQMDLDIADVRRSDSGPYCCRVDIDGLFNDKKVIMNLRVVKGALLKRISSLIYFKQQEDTENMQDPGTALPAALSCFVWFLSLSASINSPTTTSATTTTTTTSTTIQVTEASTTSGVNGNTLPLSPQLDLVKGNSTKLHSTTITAVKPAASLSLHINVPVLSLSLSVLTTLAAIFLCLAFKRTSSSSSPA